Genomic DNA from Penaeus monodon isolate SGIC_2016 chromosome 15, NSTDA_Pmon_1, whole genome shotgun sequence:
TCCCCACCTTACCAGTAAAGGGTAAAACAACCAGTCCTGAGATGCCAGTGAGGAACAGCATGATCCCGTGTGTCTGAGACAGATGAGAGGAACTCAGATTCTCCGCTAGAAGAACCTGGGCCAGTGCTATGATGATGCCCATGCTGAAGCCAAACCACCCGACGCACAGGCTGATACTCCTGAAGTCCCAGGCTAGTGTCACAGCTGTGGAAGGGATGGAGGTGAGTTGCGTGGAGTTGACGGATtgcttgagggagagggagaggtggtgggagagggaggtggggatggaaAGGATAGGAGAGGGGTTTGGNNNNNNNNNNNNNNNNNNNNNNNNNNNNNNNNgaaaggagaaaaggaaagggaggggtaatgggaaagggagaggggataggaaaaagacaagaagaggggggagaagagggctNNNNNNNNNNNNNNNNNNNNNNNNNNNNNNNNNNNNNNNNNNNNNNNNNNNNNNNNNNNNNNNNNNNNNNNNNNNNNNNNNNNNNNNNNNNNNNNNNNNNNCGGATagacggacagaaaaaaaaatcattattccaCTTATTCCTCAACCGAAATAACCCTTCTTCTGGCTCACCTATAGCCGCGAGAGCACCGTTGAAATTGGCCAGAATGTGATAGTAGCGCCTCTCCATCCATCCGCGGTCACCAACACCCGCCATCAAGAGCTTGGCCAGCAGCTCGGAGGCGgcgaagatggagaggaggaagggcgcCCCGTAAACCAACTCGTGACTGACTGCCAACGCCGGCAGGAAGGCAATGTAGACAACCCACGCCTGGAAGGAGTGATGTTACAATATCTCCGTGATTTGTGGAAAATTGGGGTGCAGCATTGGCAGAGAACAGCTGCATCTCATTGTCGTTACAATGTGCACAGAAGAAAATTCGATTTTAATATGACTTTTTTCAGTTATACACAGCTTTAAACTGTGCATTCAAGAGCTTTTAAAATACACTGCGTAATTTGCAGAGAAGTCTTGCCGAGTTTTCAAATTTCTCTCTGAATTACACCCAAACCCATCTTTGAACGCGACACTTACTATTCTGTTGATGACGTTGCTGATCGCGGCCACGACGAACAGGGGGTGTCTGAGGATGTGGAAGGGGAGCACCTCGTGGCACCGGGGCAGCCTCATCCCGCAGCAGACGCGGGGCTTCAGCGGCTGTTTACGTGATTTGTAAGGGTTGGCGATGGTGTGGCATAAGGTTTTACTGGCTTCTTCTTGCGCTCTGTCTTTGAGCTTTTCAGTCTTTGCTGATAAGGCACTACCGAATTGGTTAAAAATGTCACTAGACCTAAACATACTCTCACAGGCAGGAACAGACGCGAAGGAGTCGGCGCTCTTTGTACTGACGAAGCTCACCGGCCTATGTCTGTGGTCGTTCTCCTTGTTGAGGAACTCGATCCTCTCGTTCCCGGTCTCCTGGTCGAAGCTCTCGAAAATGTCGTCCTCCTCGGCCTCCTCGGGGATCTGCGGCAGGATCTCCATGCTGCGCTCGATGCTGACGGTCCTGGGCCGCTCCAGGTACTCGTTGGTCTGCAGCGTGTCCGTCAGGGGGTTCTTCCACGGCCGGTCCGAGGCCAGGCCCATCCCGCGGCCTGCGCACACGTACGGCAGCCGGTCCTGATACATCCTCAGGCCCGGCAGAGTGGACGGGTCCTCCTCGTCGCTCTCCTCACTGTCGTCGTCCTCGGGGGTCAGCTGCTTGTTGTCCTCGAAGCCGTCGTACTCGCTCATCTCGTCCCTCTTGCTCGCCCTCTTGCTCCCCGAGACGTCGCTCCGCACCTGACTGGCGGCGCCGTTCCTCTGCGCGCCGCCCtcgtcctgctcctccttcttggTGGATTTCAAGTGCCACTCCACCGGATGGAGAAGAACAGCGCCCAGAGCCCCGTGCAGGACCACTCCCGCCCAGATGATGTATCCTCCCCGGGGCGTGAACTCCTCCAGCAGGTAGCCGAGGAGGGGGGGCATCACCATGAAGCCCAGAGAACCGCCTACCATGGAGAGCGCGTTGGCTTGCACCCGCTTGCCCGAGAAGTACCGCTGGCCGATCATGAAGCCGTGAGGGAGGGCGAGCGAGAGGCCTATGCCTGGAAAAAGAGTCACTTCTTAGTCACTTCTTACTTGCTGACGTCATCGTGctggagaaaggggtgggggaaaggaatgggggagagggtagggggtcgTTGGCAAGAGAATTCAAAACTTATAATTCTTTATCCACTGGAAGCTCATATACTTTTTAATGTACGCAATTTTCTGCTTGGACAACTTGCCAAAGTTAAAATAACGAAACTACGTAATTTAATTTGTGGACGTAAGAAACTNNNNNNNNNNNNNNNNNNNNNNNNNNNNNNNNNNNNNNNNNNNNNNNNNNNNNNNNNNNNNNNNNNNNNNNNNNNNNNNNNNNNNNNNNNNNNNNNNNNNNNNNNNNNNNNNNNNNNNNNNNNNNNNNNNNNNNNNNN
This window encodes:
- the LOC119581734 gene encoding uncharacterized protein LOC119581734; this encodes MVMAGRTHNSNPPPGGGWVDASDAVHXXXXXXXXXXXXXXXXXXXXXPTRQAAPDGGYGWVIVAANALLQMVLISTVVGFGLVLVELLSHGYTNAQVACILALLVALANCLAPVSTALGYYYSGRTLTFFGVILVTVGLLLCSIASSVVWQCLCYGVVGGIGLSLALPHGFMIGQRYFSGKRVQANALSMVGGSLGFMVMPPLLGYLLEEFTPRGGYIIWAGVVLHGALGAVLLHPVEWHLKSTKKEEQDEGGAQRNGAASQVRSDVSGSKRASKRDEMSEYDGFEDNKQLTPEDDDSEESDEEDPSTLPGLRMYQDRLPYVCAGRGMGLASDRPWKNPLTDTLQTNEYLERPRTVSIERSMEILPQIPEEAEEDDIFESFDQETGNERIEFLNKENDHRHRPVSFVSTKSADSFASVPACESMFRSSDIFNQFGSALSAKTEKLKDRAQEEASKTLCHTIANPYKSRKQPLKPRVCCGMRLPRCHEVLPFHILRHPLFVVAAISNVINRIAWVVYIAFLPALAVSHELVYGAPFLLSIFAASELLAKLLMAGVGDRGWMERRYYHILANFNGALAAIAVTLAWDFRSISLCVGWFGFSMGIIIALAQVLLAENLSSSHLSQTHGIMLFLTGISGLVVLPFTGWMSDIVGSYMIVYYVICGLSFVPCLLWGLVPCITHHQGQDLKTPTDLV